In Spirochaeta thermophila DSM 6578, the following proteins share a genomic window:
- the nifA gene encoding nif-specific transcriptional activator NifA produces the protein MERQLALLEKKVGELSLLFEVSQLLAQTIDVREVLQPVLRLIAEQLGMNRGTITLLNRNTGEIVIEEAYGLSESQKLRGRYRIGEGVTGKVVQSGRPIVIPRISESREFLNRTGSRQKPQSGDLSFFCVPIKVGNEVVGTLSADRDYDPDLNLDDEARLLTILASLIAQAVKLKQELVEERERLMEENARLHEELKEHFRPANIIGTSKAMQDVFDMIARVSRSEATVLIRGESGTGKELIAQAIHYNSLRADKPFIRVNCAALPETLIESELFGHEKGAFTGALTRRKGRFELAHEGTIFLDEIGDLSPQVQVKLLRVLQEKEFERVGGSETIRVNVRVLAATNRNLEELMAQGKFREDLYYRLNVFPIHVPPLRERRSDILLLADHFIEKYAKQNNKHIHRISTPAINLLMSYHWPGNVRELENCIERAVLLSTDGVIHSYHLPPTLQSAESTQTEFKGTLKEALENLERELIIDALKTCRGNMSKAAEMLGITERIMGLRVRKYRINPKAFRPRTKVSTKM, from the coding sequence ATGGAACGGCAACTCGCTCTCCTAGAGAAAAAGGTGGGTGAGCTCTCACTCCTTTTCGAGGTGAGCCAGCTCCTCGCCCAGACCATTGACGTACGGGAAGTCCTCCAACCGGTACTCAGACTCATCGCCGAACAGTTGGGCATGAACCGGGGGACCATCACCCTCCTCAACCGTAACACAGGGGAGATCGTGATCGAGGAGGCCTACGGACTCTCCGAATCCCAGAAGCTGAGGGGGCGCTACCGGATAGGAGAGGGGGTGACGGGAAAAGTGGTGCAGAGCGGCAGACCCATCGTGATACCACGAATCTCGGAGAGCAGGGAGTTCCTGAACCGGACGGGATCACGCCAGAAGCCGCAGAGCGGGGACCTCTCCTTCTTCTGCGTTCCCATAAAGGTGGGAAACGAAGTGGTGGGGACATTGAGTGCGGACAGGGATTACGATCCCGACCTCAACCTCGACGACGAGGCACGCCTCCTCACCATCCTCGCCTCCCTCATCGCCCAGGCGGTGAAGCTCAAACAGGAGCTCGTGGAGGAACGGGAACGCCTCATGGAGGAGAACGCGCGGCTGCACGAGGAACTCAAGGAACACTTCCGTCCTGCGAACATCATCGGCACATCGAAGGCCATGCAGGACGTCTTCGACATGATCGCGCGGGTCTCGAGGAGTGAAGCGACCGTGCTCATCCGAGGGGAAAGCGGCACGGGCAAGGAACTCATCGCCCAGGCCATTCACTACAACAGCCTGCGGGCGGACAAGCCATTCATACGGGTCAACTGCGCGGCCCTGCCCGAGACCCTCATAGAGAGCGAGCTCTTCGGACACGAGAAAGGGGCCTTCACCGGGGCCCTCACGAGAAGGAAGGGACGGTTCGAACTCGCCCATGAAGGGACCATCTTCCTGGACGAGATAGGAGACCTCTCCCCCCAGGTACAGGTGAAACTCCTCCGGGTGCTCCAGGAGAAGGAGTTCGAGCGGGTGGGGGGAAGCGAGACAATCCGGGTGAACGTACGCGTGCTCGCCGCCACCAACAGGAACCTGGAAGAGCTCATGGCCCAGGGGAAGTTCAGGGAAGACCTCTACTACCGGCTCAACGTCTTCCCGATCCACGTTCCCCCGCTCAGGGAGAGACGGAGCGACATCCTCCTCCTCGCCGATCATTTCATAGAGAAATACGCGAAGCAGAACAACAAGCATATACATCGCATCTCGACGCCGGCCATCAATCTGCTCATGAGTTACCACTGGCCCGGGAACGTCAGGGAACTCGAGAACTGCATAGAACGTGCCGTCCTTCTCAGCACCGACGGAGTGATCCACAGCTACCACCTCCCCCCCACCCTCCAGAGCGCCGAATCCACGCAGACCGAGTTCAAGGGGACCCTCAAGGAGGCCTTGGAGAATCTGGAACGTGAACTCATCATCGACGCCCTCAAGACGTGCAGAGGGAACATGTCGAAAGCCGCCGAGATGCTGGGGATCACCGAGCGCATCATGGGACTCAGGGTGAGGAAGTACAGGATAAACCCCAAGGCCTTCAGGCCACGAACGAAGGTTTCCACAAAAATGTAG
- a CDS encoding aminotransferase class I/II-fold pyridoxal phosphate-dependent enzyme — MLSDKWESIRRELISSSRFRTCESLRQEGKYVFWNGQKLLHLSSNDYLGIGTDLALQHQFLSEQLNNAESAGRCLGEGGSRLLCGNTASIEKAEKTWCGWLGKEKALLFSSGYHANVALFSVLGELNATVFLDEECHASMFDGLRIGRTRFYRFRHNDPHHLENLLSRYGHKGEQAVIATEGIFSMEGDTPPLPALCELKNRFGALLVVDEAHALGVIGPQGRGAAAEEKLDTWVDVVIGTGGKALGASGGVVGGPQWLIEALINRGRSLIYTTGIPPLLAEWHAWIIPKIQAMEEQRIHATRLTSLLQSALQRKGIPVRGGKGCLLAAIAGPDPKAVEWAKHLRASGFFVHPIRPPTVPPGTSRIRFSITALMSQKDILHLADVCGTLMEL, encoded by the coding sequence ATGCTCTCTGATAAGTGGGAATCGATTCGAAGAGAACTCATTTCCTCCTCCCGATTCCGTACATGTGAATCCCTTCGGCAAGAGGGGAAATATGTGTTCTGGAATGGACAGAAGCTCCTTCATCTCTCTTCGAACGACTATCTGGGCATCGGTACAGATCTCGCCCTTCAACACCAGTTCCTCTCTGAACAGCTTAACAACGCAGAGAGTGCAGGACGATGTCTAGGGGAAGGGGGAAGCCGGCTCTTATGTGGGAATACTGCGTCAATCGAAAAAGCAGAGAAGACCTGGTGTGGATGGCTGGGCAAAGAGAAGGCACTCCTCTTCTCAAGTGGATACCACGCAAACGTGGCACTTTTCTCTGTATTAGGAGAGCTCAATGCCACCGTATTTCTCGACGAGGAGTGCCATGCGAGCATGTTCGATGGACTCAGGATAGGGCGGACACGATTTTATAGATTCAGACATAATGACCCTCATCATCTTGAGAACCTCCTCTCCCGCTACGGTCATAAAGGAGAACAGGCGGTCATCGCCACAGAGGGAATCTTCTCTATGGAAGGTGATACCCCTCCGCTCCCGGCCCTGTGTGAACTTAAGAATCGCTTTGGCGCCTTGCTGGTGGTGGACGAGGCTCACGCTCTGGGGGTTATAGGACCACAGGGAAGAGGCGCTGCTGCAGAAGAGAAACTGGATACATGGGTGGATGTGGTGATCGGGACAGGAGGAAAGGCTCTTGGAGCATCAGGGGGAGTGGTAGGTGGTCCTCAATGGCTCATTGAGGCCCTCATCAATCGGGGTCGTTCGTTGATATACACCACCGGTATCCCTCCTCTTCTCGCAGAATGGCACGCATGGATTATCCCCAAAATTCAAGCGATGGAAGAGCAACGGATACACGCAACACGGCTCACCTCATTACTACAAAGTGCTCTTCAGAGAAAAGGCATCCCGGTGAGAGGGGGCAAGGGATGTCTCCTCGCTGCGATAGCAGGCCCAGACCCAAAAGCTGTAGAATGGGCAAAGCACCTTCGAGCTTCTGGCTTCTTTGTCCATCCCATACGACCCCCCACTGTCCCTCCGGGAACCTCGCGAATCAGGTTTTCGATAACTGCTTTGATGTCCCAAAAAGATATCCTTCATTTAGCTGATGTCTGCGGAACACTTATGGAATTATAA
- the rplI gene encoding 50S ribosomal protein L9, translated as MKATKVILVQDVPNLGEEGDVKLVAPGYARNYLIPRGLALLWNRANVALIESRRHQIQKRKEEKRKKAMDLKALLESEPLELEMPAGEKGKLFGSVTAAVIVEALQKKGIQIERKRVEVPGHGIKMVGTYKVPVHIYEDQRATLTVLVKAQGSGSGEAAEEETSEASSEAVSTQAE; from the coding sequence ATGAAAGCAACGAAGGTGATCCTCGTTCAGGACGTGCCTAACCTTGGAGAAGAAGGAGACGTGAAACTCGTCGCTCCTGGATATGCACGGAACTATCTCATTCCTCGGGGCCTCGCCCTTCTCTGGAACAGGGCGAACGTCGCCCTCATCGAGAGCCGACGACACCAGATCCAGAAGCGGAAGGAAGAGAAACGGAAGAAGGCCATGGATCTGAAGGCGCTCCTCGAGAGCGAGCCCCTCGAACTCGAGATGCCCGCCGGTGAGAAGGGCAAGCTCTTCGGATCGGTGACGGCTGCGGTGATCGTGGAGGCCCTCCAGAAGAAGGGTATACAGATCGAGCGGAAGAGGGTCGAGGTCCCCGGTCACGGGATCAAGATGGTGGGTACCTACAAGGTCCCGGTGCACATCTACGAGGACCAGCGTGCCACACTCACCGTGCTGGTAAAAGCGCAGGGGAGCGGGAGCGGGGAAGCCGCCGAAGAGGAGACGTCCGAGGCTTCGAGCGAAGCCGTCTCCACCCAGGCAGAATGA
- a CDS encoding IS256 family transposase, with product MTHVPATHSTLSRLMRQVEDQVREHVLQTYKSYLERLLEALRDAVVGRDRYARGGPEDVSYYRYGYRKWKTVQVPWGTLTEVRVPRIRTSCGKEVRLVTYEHRLKALTEELLLGYVGGMSARTWTILLRELGIGEAHPQTLLRLIRRLREEKERWRKRPLSGVKALVLDGVWAKRRGSDQKKLVVLSAVGVKEDGTHELLDWIVAAREDRASYERLLTGLYERGLEEVELVVADEAEGIWQAVETVYPEAKKQICLWHLQRTLEQKLLQDMGERKGKNADLQKERRAFRAEYWKLFEAGGKEEAEGACEAFVKKWAPKAPRMTAALLWRKERLFSYLELPYAWKKKVRTSNLAENLVRHMRSFLRRYPGYMSLAHADEVVGLYVVGMQVIQEVGRRTPYQLQRNFNTPP from the coding sequence ATGACACATGTACCTGCGACACACTCTACCCTTTCTCGCCTGATGAGGCAAGTGGAAGACCAGGTACGGGAGCACGTCCTCCAGACGTACAAGAGCTACCTGGAGCGCCTCCTTGAGGCACTCAGAGATGCGGTAGTGGGAAGAGACCGATATGCCAGAGGAGGTCCTGAGGACGTCTCCTACTACCGGTACGGCTACAGGAAGTGGAAGACCGTGCAGGTCCCATGGGGAACCCTTACTGAGGTACGCGTGCCGCGTATCCGTACCAGCTGCGGGAAAGAGGTGAGGCTGGTGACCTATGAGCACAGGCTCAAGGCCCTCACCGAGGAACTTCTGCTTGGGTATGTGGGAGGGATGAGTGCGCGGACGTGGACCATTCTCTTACGGGAGCTGGGGATAGGAGAGGCTCACCCGCAGACCCTGCTGAGGCTCATCAGACGTCTTCGCGAAGAGAAAGAGCGGTGGCGGAAGCGGCCCCTCAGCGGGGTGAAGGCCCTTGTGCTGGATGGGGTATGGGCCAAGAGGCGGGGGAGCGATCAGAAGAAGCTGGTGGTCTTAAGTGCCGTGGGGGTGAAGGAGGACGGGACACACGAGCTGCTTGACTGGATCGTTGCAGCGCGTGAGGACCGAGCGAGCTACGAGCGACTCCTTACCGGGCTCTACGAGCGGGGGCTTGAGGAGGTGGAGCTGGTGGTGGCCGATGAGGCAGAAGGCATCTGGCAGGCGGTGGAGACCGTGTATCCCGAGGCGAAAAAGCAGATATGTCTGTGGCACCTGCAGCGGACGCTTGAACAGAAGCTCCTGCAGGATATGGGGGAACGGAAGGGGAAGAACGCAGACCTCCAGAAGGAGAGGCGAGCTTTTCGAGCGGAGTACTGGAAGCTCTTTGAGGCAGGAGGGAAGGAGGAGGCAGAGGGTGCGTGTGAGGCATTCGTGAAGAAGTGGGCGCCGAAGGCTCCCCGGATGACGGCCGCCCTCCTGTGGCGGAAGGAGCGGCTCTTCTCCTATCTGGAGTTACCCTATGCGTGGAAGAAGAAGGTGAGGACGAGCAACCTTGCGGAGAACCTGGTTCGGCACATGAGGAGCTTTCTGCGACGGTATCCCGGGTATATGAGTCTTGCCCATGCGGATGAGGTGGTAGGCCTCTACGTGGTGGGCATGCAGGTGATACAAGAGGTGGGGAGACGCACCCCTTATCAGCTCCAGCGTAATTTCAACACTCCCCCTTGA
- a CDS encoding P-II family nitrogen regulator, which translates to MKLIIAYIQPHRLNAVKEELYKREIYKMSVTNALGAGQQKGFTEQYRGVITEVNLLKKVRLEIAVNDEYVEPTIEGIIAGARSGKIGDGKIFVLPLEECIRIRTGERGNTAIG; encoded by the coding sequence ATGAAACTCATCATCGCCTACATACAGCCACACAGGCTGAACGCAGTAAAAGAAGAGCTCTACAAGAGGGAGATCTACAAGATGTCGGTCACCAATGCCCTGGGAGCCGGTCAGCAGAAGGGCTTCACCGAGCAGTACCGGGGGGTGATCACCGAGGTCAACCTTCTCAAGAAGGTGCGGCTCGAGATCGCGGTGAACGACGAGTACGTGGAGCCCACGATAGAGGGGATCATCGCCGGCGCACGGAGCGGGAAGATAGGAGATGGGAAAATATTCGTCTTGCCCTTGGAGGAGTGCATCAGGATACGGACCGGGGAACGGGGAAACACGGCGATAGGATAA
- the dnaB gene encoding replicative DNA helicase codes for MSSDPVIDRALPSVGKGFVPPHDETAEKATLGALLLNPEALPVVLPYLRPEDFYRRAHRNIYQAVLDLFDRGEAIDILTVTEELKARDLLKESGGAAYIASLTSEVPTTANVEYYARIVQDRSIRRRLITVAQQAVADAYDEGKEIRLTIEEAERQIFELTELGTTSTVKHTRELLTETINIIERWYKTKDTYTGIPTGFSDLDNLLTGFQRSEFIVIGARPSVGKTALALSMAANIAIRKKVPVGFFTLEMADMALMLRLVASEARINFHHIRTGLLKPADFQKIMEAAGEIYEAPLYIVDVPNLRLLDLRAQARRMRLQFGVEIIFIDYLTLITAENQALARHEQIAEISRSLKALARELDIPVVALSQLRRETEGKRPTLADIRESGSIEQDADVVIFIHRERPTDRSADEEHPHEIETELIVAKQRNGPIGTVKLAFLPQYTRFESLTRHS; via the coding sequence ATGAGCAGTGACCCTGTCATAGATCGCGCCCTTCCCTCCGTGGGGAAGGGGTTCGTGCCTCCTCATGACGAGACGGCGGAAAAGGCCACGCTGGGGGCGCTCCTCCTCAATCCCGAGGCGCTCCCGGTGGTGCTCCCTTATCTCCGGCCGGAGGACTTCTACCGGCGCGCCCACAGAAACATCTATCAGGCCGTGCTGGACCTCTTCGATCGAGGCGAGGCCATCGACATCCTCACCGTGACCGAGGAACTCAAGGCGAGGGACCTCCTCAAGGAGAGCGGCGGGGCTGCGTACATCGCCTCTCTCACCTCGGAGGTGCCCACCACTGCAAACGTGGAGTACTACGCCCGGATCGTCCAGGACAGGAGCATCCGCAGGCGGCTCATCACGGTGGCTCAGCAGGCGGTCGCAGACGCCTACGACGAGGGGAAGGAGATCCGGCTCACCATAGAGGAGGCGGAGCGCCAGATCTTCGAGCTCACCGAGCTGGGTACCACCTCCACGGTGAAGCACACGAGGGAGCTCCTCACCGAGACCATCAATATCATCGAGCGCTGGTACAAGACGAAGGACACCTACACCGGCATTCCCACCGGATTCTCCGATCTCGACAACCTCCTCACCGGATTCCAGCGTTCTGAGTTCATCGTGATCGGCGCACGGCCCTCGGTCGGAAAGACCGCCCTGGCCCTCTCCATGGCCGCCAACATCGCCATCCGCAAGAAGGTTCCGGTCGGCTTTTTCACCCTGGAGATGGCGGACATGGCCCTCATGCTCAGGCTCGTGGCGAGCGAGGCGAGGATCAATTTCCATCATATCCGGACCGGGCTCCTCAAGCCCGCGGATTTCCAGAAGATCATGGAGGCTGCGGGCGAGATCTACGAGGCCCCCCTCTACATCGTGGACGTACCCAACCTGCGGCTCCTCGATCTCCGGGCGCAGGCCAGACGGATGAGGCTTCAGTTCGGGGTGGAGATCATCTTCATCGACTACCTCACCCTCATCACGGCCGAGAATCAGGCCCTCGCGCGGCACGAACAGATCGCCGAGATCAGCCGCTCGCTCAAGGCACTGGCCCGCGAGCTCGACATCCCGGTGGTGGCCCTCTCCCAGCTCAGGCGGGAGACCGAGGGGAAGCGTCCGACGCTCGCGGACATTCGAGAGTCGGGTTCAATCGAGCAGGACGCCGACGTGGTGATCTTCATCCACAGGGAGCGACCCACGGACAGGAGTGCGGACGAGGAGCATCCGCACGAGATAGAGACCGAGCTCATCGTGGCGAAGCAGCGTAACGGTCCGATCGGCACGGTGAAGCTGGCCTTCCTTCCTCAATACACCCGTTTCGAATCCCTCACGCGTCACTCGTGA
- the rpsF gene encoding 30S ribosomal protein S6 yields MRTYELVCVFRSEQELYTQGKQKTVEVLNKHETQIQKEEDMGERQLAYQIKKQTRGHYYVWVFNAKPEIISKLEHDLKYIPEVLRFLVTRVDTK; encoded by the coding sequence GTGCGGACGTATGAACTCGTGTGTGTGTTTCGTAGCGAGCAGGAGCTCTATACCCAAGGGAAACAGAAGACGGTAGAGGTCCTGAACAAGCACGAGACGCAGATTCAAAAAGAAGAGGACATGGGTGAGCGCCAGCTCGCCTATCAAATCAAAAAACAGACCCGCGGTCACTACTATGTGTGGGTGTTCAATGCAAAGCCGGAGATCATCTCGAAACTCGAACATGATCTCAAGTACATCCCTGAGGTGTTGCGCTTCCTGGTGACCAGGGTCGACACCAAGTGA
- a CDS encoding ammonium transporter: protein MRRAGVLMLVLLLAGGTLWAQEGVEETLTLHGAALDMIWLVLTAALVFLMQAGFAMVETGLTRAKNAANILMKNLMDFSVGALAFWAIGWALMYGAPSLGGLIGGNGFFLSYSPEALEAYGASSMYDIFRDWMFQVVFAATAATIVSGAMAERTKFTAYLTYSVFVSALIYPTFGHWVWGGGWLSELGFHDFAGSTVVHSIGGWLGLAGAIVLGARKGKYVRVGNEVTVKAIPGHNLPLAALGVFLLWFGWYGFNPGSTLSGSDLSIGHVAVTTTLAAAAGAVLSMITSWLLYGKPDPSMSLNGALAGLVGITAGTWVIGPTGSVIVGAIAGIIVVFSVEFLDKVLHIDDPVGAVSVHGTCGAWGTLAVGLFANGVNDPGIVGLFYGGGWHQLGVQAVGVLAGFAWAFVTGLILFNLIKATIGLRVSEEEELKGLDLSEHAVESYSGFQIFSNM from the coding sequence ATGAGAAGAGCAGGCGTATTGATGCTGGTCCTCCTCCTCGCAGGAGGAACGCTGTGGGCCCAGGAGGGGGTGGAGGAGACCCTCACACTCCACGGGGCGGCCCTCGACATGATCTGGCTGGTGCTCACCGCAGCACTCGTCTTCCTCATGCAGGCCGGATTCGCCATGGTGGAGACGGGCCTCACCAGGGCGAAGAATGCGGCGAACATCCTCATGAAGAACCTCATGGACTTCTCGGTGGGGGCCCTCGCCTTCTGGGCCATAGGATGGGCCCTCATGTACGGCGCCCCTTCGCTGGGCGGTCTCATCGGGGGCAACGGGTTCTTCCTCTCCTATTCCCCCGAGGCGCTGGAGGCATACGGGGCCTCGTCCATGTACGATATCTTCCGTGACTGGATGTTCCAGGTGGTCTTCGCCGCCACCGCCGCCACCATCGTCTCCGGGGCCATGGCCGAGCGCACCAAGTTCACGGCCTACCTGACCTACTCGGTCTTCGTGAGCGCCCTCATCTATCCCACCTTCGGACACTGGGTCTGGGGCGGCGGGTGGCTCTCGGAACTCGGGTTCCACGATTTCGCGGGGAGTACGGTGGTCCACTCCATAGGCGGGTGGCTCGGACTCGCAGGGGCCATCGTCCTCGGCGCGAGGAAGGGCAAGTACGTCCGTGTGGGCAACGAGGTCACGGTAAAGGCCATCCCCGGTCACAACCTTCCACTCGCCGCACTGGGGGTATTCCTCCTCTGGTTCGGGTGGTACGGCTTCAACCCCGGATCGACGCTCTCGGGGAGCGATCTTTCCATAGGCCACGTGGCGGTCACCACCACCCTGGCCGCCGCCGCAGGGGCGGTCCTCTCCATGATCACGTCCTGGCTCCTCTACGGCAAGCCTGATCCTTCCATGTCGCTCAACGGAGCCCTCGCAGGATTGGTGGGCATCACCGCAGGCACCTGGGTGATCGGCCCTACAGGATCGGTCATCGTGGGTGCGATCGCGGGAATCATCGTGGTCTTCAGCGTGGAGTTCCTCGACAAGGTGCTCCACATCGACGATCCCGTGGGTGCGGTATCGGTCCACGGCACCTGCGGCGCCTGGGGGACCCTCGCGGTGGGGCTCTTCGCCAATGGGGTGAACGATCCCGGTATCGTGGGGCTCTTCTACGGCGGAGGATGGCACCAGCTCGGCGTACAGGCGGTGGGCGTGCTCGCAGGGTTCGCCTGGGCCTTTGTGACGGGACTCATCCTGTTCAACCTCATCAAGGCCACCATCGGCCTCAGGGTGAGCGAAGAGGAAGAACTCAAGGGTCTCGACCTGAGCGAACACGCAGTGGAGTCCTACAGCGGATTCCAGATCTTCAGCAACATGTGA
- the rpsR gene encoding 30S ribosomal protein S18, with protein MSDDVRTEEKNENGSREERREQRPQRGPQDQPRRPYFRKKVDKIALYKLEIDYKKPEVLRQFLTENGKILPRRITGTSAKNQRRLVREIKKARILALLPMG; from the coding sequence ATGTCCGACGATGTGAGAACCGAAGAGAAGAATGAGAATGGCTCCAGGGAGGAGCGAAGGGAACAGCGGCCGCAGAGAGGTCCTCAGGACCAGCCGCGGCGCCCCTATTTCCGGAAAAAGGTCGACAAGATAGCTCTCTACAAGCTCGAGATCGATTACAAGAAGCCGGAGGTGCTTCGCCAGTTCCTCACGGAGAACGGCAAGATCCTCCCGAGGAGGATCACCGGGACGTCTGCGAAGAACCAGAGGAGGCTGGTACGGGAGATCAAGAAGGCCAGGATCCTGGCGCTCCTTCCCATGGGTTGA
- the ssb gene encoding single-stranded DNA-binding protein, which translates to MADINSVVLVGRVVRDAELRYSPSGTPVCKFSLAVNRDKREGDSWSEEVNFFDIVLFGRLGEAVARYLVKGKQVAVQGELRQDRWEREGQTVSRVEIVANNLRLLGGGGTGGGQDRPAPSGGGASTPPASGEPDFEDDIPF; encoded by the coding sequence ATGGCAGACATCAACAGTGTGGTCCTGGTGGGAAGGGTCGTGAGAGATGCGGAGCTCAGATACTCTCCCTCAGGGACCCCTGTGTGTAAGTTCTCCCTCGCTGTCAATCGTGACAAGCGGGAAGGCGATTCCTGGTCGGAAGAGGTCAACTTCTTCGATATCGTGCTCTTTGGACGCCTCGGTGAGGCGGTGGCGCGGTATCTGGTGAAGGGGAAGCAGGTCGCCGTACAGGGGGAGCTCAGACAGGATCGCTGGGAGCGCGAAGGCCAGACGGTGAGCAGGGTGGAGATCGTGGCCAACAACCTCCGCCTCCTGGGAGGCGGAGGAACGGGTGGAGGGCAGGACAGGCCTGCACCGTCCGGCGGTGGGGCGTCCACCCCACCAGCTTCTGGTGAGCCTGATTTCGAAGACGATATACCGTTCTAA
- the bioA gene encoding adenosylmethionine--8-amino-7-oxononanoate transaminase, giving the protein MLTKGEDHLKHTHLLAIDRAHIWHPYTQMKDYSQEDHLLIVQGEGPYLFDHEGNRYYDMTGSWWTTVWGHNHPSLIEAIHHQLHELDHVLFAGCTHPPATRLVESLTKVLHPSLSRFFFSDDGSTAVEVALKMAYQYHKNRGDRERELFIHLKDSYHGDTSGCMSVGGIDIYFSHYRGLMVKTIEVLPPIRKYTSQPPPFTESGGDERVLTQGLIRIEETIHALWKNLAGVIVEPLLMGAAGMQVYSRKYLTRLRELTKEYGILLIFDEVVTGCGRTGRMWAYEHADIVPDILIAAKGITGGMLPLALTITTDEIYYAFYDDYAKGKTFFHGHSYTANPIACAVAHANIELLLQTRILETAQKTWEAFHQELLSWEGIPWVGDVRFIGCVGAVDVVREKRDEGEVLFSPELRIGRRIAKKARQYGLLLRPLGDTIYWLFRLNATEKEVREVVHKTFRAIEETVWEVQHTDAL; this is encoded by the coding sequence ATGTTAACCAAAGGTGAAGACCATCTGAAGCATACGCATCTCCTAGCAATCGATCGCGCCCACATTTGGCATCCCTATACCCAAATGAAGGACTACTCTCAGGAAGATCACCTTCTTATAGTACAAGGAGAAGGTCCCTATCTTTTTGATCATGAAGGCAACCGGTACTATGATATGACAGGGTCGTGGTGGACCACAGTGTGGGGGCACAACCATCCCTCTCTTATTGAGGCCATACATCACCAGCTCCACGAGCTCGACCATGTACTCTTCGCAGGATGTACCCATCCCCCTGCTACCCGCCTGGTCGAGAGTCTCACAAAAGTTCTCCATCCGTCACTCTCTCGATTCTTTTTCTCTGATGACGGCTCCACTGCAGTAGAAGTAGCCCTCAAGATGGCATACCAGTATCACAAAAATCGTGGTGATCGAGAGCGCGAACTGTTCATCCATCTCAAAGATTCGTACCACGGGGATACCAGTGGGTGTATGAGTGTAGGAGGAATAGACATCTATTTTTCCCACTACAGAGGCCTCATGGTAAAAACTATTGAAGTACTCCCACCGATCAGGAAGTACACTTCACAACCTCCCCCATTCACTGAGAGTGGAGGCGATGAGAGAGTCCTCACACAAGGACTGATCCGAATAGAGGAGACTATCCATGCCTTGTGGAAGAACCTAGCGGGAGTAATAGTGGAACCTCTCCTGATGGGCGCAGCGGGGATGCAGGTTTACTCACGCAAGTACCTCACTCGCCTCAGGGAACTCACGAAAGAGTACGGTATCCTTCTCATCTTCGATGAAGTGGTTACGGGATGCGGGAGAACAGGGCGCATGTGGGCATACGAGCATGCGGATATCGTTCCCGACATCCTTATAGCCGCAAAAGGAATTACTGGTGGCATGCTCCCTCTCGCTCTCACGATTACTACGGATGAGATCTACTATGCCTTCTATGATGATTATGCGAAAGGCAAGACCTTTTTCCATGGTCATAGTTATACAGCAAACCCCATAGCCTGCGCAGTGGCCCACGCAAACATTGAATTGCTCCTCCAGACACGCATTCTCGAAACCGCCCAAAAGACATGGGAAGCGTTTCATCAAGAACTCCTCTCCTGGGAAGGGATCCCCTGGGTAGGAGATGTACGTTTCATAGGATGCGTGGGAGCTGTGGATGTGGTGAGAGAAAAAAGAGATGAAGGAGAAGTCCTCTTCTCTCCTGAACTCAGGATAGGGCGTCGCATTGCCAAGAAGGCACGCCAGTATGGGCTTCTTCTCCGCCCTCTTGGAGACACGATTTACTGGCTCTTCCGACTGAATGCTACAGAGAAAGAGGTACGGGAAGTAGTCCACAAGACATTCCGCGCGATAGAAGAGACAGTGTGGGAGGTGCAACACACCGATGCTCTCTGA